From Carya illinoinensis cultivar Pawnee chromosome 5, C.illinoinensisPawnee_v1, whole genome shotgun sequence, one genomic window encodes:
- the LOC122310731 gene encoding snakin-1-like, producing the protein MPSNLLRSQLTNLFISASSRSSFTHTHPLTRLEIFAALITKSRTQKMKLFFATLLLCSLLLSSSFLEPAMAQSGFCSNKCKSRCAKAAVQDRCMKYCGICCEQCKCVPSGTYGNKHECACYRDKRNSKGKPKCP; encoded by the exons ATGCCCAGTAACCTCTTGCGGTCACAACTCACAAACCTCTTCATCTCTGCTTCCTCTAGATCATCTTTCACGCACACACATCCTTTAACAAGGCTAGAGATCTTTGCAGCTCTGATAACAAAAAGTCGCACGCAAAAAATGAAGCTCTTCTTTGCCACCCTGCTGCTTTGTTCTCTTCTCCTAAGCTCCTCTTTCTTGGAGCCCGCCATGGCTCAGTCAG GATTTTGCAGCAACAAGTGCAAAAGCAGGTGCGCAAAAGCAGCGGTGCAGGATCGATGCATGAAGTACTGCGGGATATGCTGTGAGCAGTGCAAGTGTGTTCCTTCGGGGACTTATGGGAACAAGCATGAGTGCGCTTGCTACAGAGACAAGAGGAATTCCAAGGGCAAGCCCAAATGCCCTTGA